Genomic DNA from Actinomycetota bacterium:
ATCGTCGCCGCCGCCGACGCGGAGCGCCGGAAGATCGAGCGCAACCTTCACGACGGCGCTCAGCAGCGGCTCGTCGCGCTGGCCGTCAACCTGCGTCTCGCACGACAACTCGCGGCTTCGGCCCCAGACGAGGCCAACGCGATGATGGAACACCTCAGCATCGAGATACAGGAGACACTCGAGGAGCTGCGCGCGCTGGCGCACGGCATCTACCCGCCGCTCCTCGCCGACCGCGGCCTCGCCGAAGCGCTCAAGGCTGCGGCCGGCCGCTCCACGATCCCAACGACCGTTCACGCCGAGGGTCTGGCGCGGTTTTCCGCGGAGATCGAAGCGGCGATCTACTTCTGCTGCCTTGAGGCGATGCAGAACATCGGCAAGTACGCCGGCGAGAATGCGACCGCCGATCTCCGCATCCGTCAGGAGGCCGGCGCGCTCCTGTTCGAGGTGGTCGACGACGGCGCCGGATTCGACGTGGCCACCGCCAAGGCCGGCGCGGGATTCACCAACATGAACGACCGCGTCGGCGCGATCGGCGGAAGCCTGCGGGTCGAGTCGGCTCCGGGCAAGGGCACGAAGGTCTCAGGGACCGTGCCGGTGGGCTGAGGATGGGTGGACTGGCTAGCCGCGCCAGACGGCGTCTCCGCCCGACTCCCAGAGCGACGTTAGAACGGCCGGCTCGAAAGTTTCTTTTGAGATGAACGCAGCCGCCCCACACGTTCGGGCATCGGCCGGCAGATCGCTCTCCTTGATCGTGGAGACCAGGAACCCAACCGTTTCCGGGCGCGCCGAGGTGATCCGGCGCAGCGCTTCGATCCCGTCGATCCCCGGCAGGTTGATGTCCATCAGGACCAGGTCGGGCTCGAGTTCTGCGGCGAGCTGGACCGCCTGCTCCCCGGACTCGGCCTCCCCCACGACCTCGAATCCGGGCGTGACACGGACGACGGTCTTCGCCGCGTTCCGGAACGGCAACTGATCGTCGACGACGAGGACTCGCACAGCCTTTACCTCCATCCGCACATCATCCTCGCGCCGATCGCGCCCGTTGACAGGTGGGTGGGCCGGTGAGCTTGGGGTGGGGCTAGCCCCCCTCGTCGGAAGGCCCCTCGGAGAGGAAGAGAAGCACCGCCTTCACCCGGCGGTGGACCTCCTTCTCCTCGGACAGACCGAGCTTGCTGAAGATGCTGTTTATGTGTTTCTCGACGGCACGCTCGGTGAGGAACAGGGAAGCGGCGACCGACGCGTTGTTCCGCCCCTGGGCCATCTCGCCCAGGATCTCCCGCTCACGAGGCGTCAGCCTGGCCAGCGGCGACTCCGCGGCCCTGGAACGAGCCGCCACCAGGACCTCGACCACCTTGGGATCGATCACCGATCCGCCCTTCGAGACCTCCCGGATCGCTCCGAGCAGCTGCTCGACGTCTGAGACCCGCTCCTTCAAGAGGTAGGCACGGCCGGAGGAGCCCTTCTCGAGCAACGCCAGCGCATATCCGGGCTCGGCGAACTGGCTCAGCACCACGACGCCACACTCGGGGTGGGTTTCGCGGAGCCGTTCCGAGGCCTGGATCCCCTCGTCCGTGTTGGTCGGGGGCATCCGGATATCGGTGACCACGACATCCGGCTTGTGCTCGTCGACCGCCTTCTCGAGCGAGGGGAGGTCCTCCGCGACCGACACCAGCTCGATGTCCGGCTGCGACTCGAGCAGGCGGCTCACGCCCTCGCGGACGAGGTAGTTGTCCTCGGCAAGCACCACGCGGATCGACATGGACGCGCGCAAGGATAGCGCAGGGTCTCGAAGTATCGGATTGCATCCCCGTTTCACTTTTGGCCCGGAAGGAACCCGTGCTCTGCTGCGGAAACCCTTCGTGGGGTCGGGCGAGGCTTGGTATCCGTAGCAACTTTTGCCTAGTCACGCTCGTTCCATCACCGGAGCCGCCCCCGAGGCGGCCGGGGCAGGGAGCCGGATGGGACGTCGTTTTCCAGCAGCTCTGGCCGCCGCGGCAACGGCGGCGATGCTTTTCGCGACGTCATCCTCCTCGGCGTCGACCTCACAAGAGTCGGACTTCGTCTCCCGGATCAACGCCGAGCGGAGCGCTCGTGGGATCCCCACCCTCGCGATGAAGAGCGACCTCGCCGCGGTCGCACGCGACTGGGCTGAGCACATGGCGGCGGCCGGATCCATCTCCCACGACCCCAACCTTGCCGACAAGGTCTCCGGCTGGACCGCGCTCGGCGACAACGTCGGCAAGGGCCCCACCGTCTCCTCGATCCACAAGGCCTTCATGGAGTCGGAAACCCACCGCCACATCATCCTGGACACCGACTTCAATCAGGTCGGCGTCGGGGTGGCCTCGTCGGGCGGCACGCTGTACGTCGCGCAGGTCTTCGCCCGCCGCGCGAGCGGCTCGGTGCCCAAACCTGTCGCGAAGCCGAAGGCGTCCGCCCTGCAGTCCCAGCACACGGCGCCCGTCGCCGCAGAGATCGTGACGCTCACGGGCCGTATCTGGTCGATCGACCTCACCGCTCCCCCGATGACCGTCGACGTGCTGATGCAGTTGCTCGAGCTCGACGCCTGACCTGGTTCCACCGTCAGATCGAGCAAGATCCCGCAGGGCTCGCGATCCCGTCGTGTCGCGATCCGATCCCCTCCCCAGCGTGTTAGTTCTTGCGGCCATGGAGGACATTCTTCGTCGTCTGCCGCCGCAAGAAACCGTGGACGCCCGACTCGCGCGTATAGCCGCAGCGCAACACGGTGTCTTCTCACGGACAGATGCCCTCCGCGCAGGAGCAACTCCACGCATCATCAGATGGCGCATCTCTACGGGCCGGTGGGACACGATGTATCGGGGGATCTATCGATTGTCCGGCGTGCCCGCGTCGTGGCGACAGCACCTGCTGGCGGCATGTCTCTCGCTCGGTGACGAAGCTGCGGCCTCGCACCGCGCCGCCGCTCGGCTCTGGCAACTCACCGGAGTGGAGTTCGGGTCCTTGGAACTGAGCGTCCCCAGGGGCGGCCGTCGTCGTCGCCAAGGATTGATACTCCATGAAGTTCCGCTTGCGTCCATTGACGTCACCTTGCTCGATGGGATCAGGACGACCTCCCCTACCCGAACACTGATCGATCTCGCATCGGTTGTCTCGACCGACATCGTCGAGGAGGCTCTTGACGACGCGCTGCGACGGGGGCTCACGAGCGCACCGCGCCTGCGTTGGCGACTTTCAGAGCTCGGCCGACAAGGCCGCTCCGGGATCTCCCGCATCCGATGGGTCATCGAACAGCGTCTCGATAAGCCCGGCGTTCCTCAGAGCGTCTTGGAAACCCGGCTGTTGCGGCTGCTCAAACGCGCCGGGCTTCCGCTGCCCGAATGCCAGTATGAGGTCCGCGAGCGGGGGCGGTTGCTCGCGATCCTGGACTTCGCTTACCCGGATATCCGTCTGGCGATCGAAGCCGATGGGTACCGGTGGCATTCGGGCCGGGTCCGATGGGAGAGTGACCTCGCGCGTCGCAACGAGCTGACCGCACGCGGTTGGCGCGTGCTCCATGTGACGTGGAGCGACATGGAGCGGCGCCCGTCGAGCGTCATCGCCGCGGGCGCCGCCGCCATCGCCCAGCCTTAAGACGCGGGAGTCGGGCAGGACACTCCCAAGGGGCGGCGAACCCTGCACGGGATGCGACGAACGCTCCTAACGGCCGCGCTCGCTT
This window encodes:
- a CDS encoding type IV toxin-antitoxin system AbiEi family antitoxin domain-containing protein, which translates into the protein MEDILRRLPPQETVDARLARIAAAQHGVFSRTDALRAGATPRIIRWRISTGRWDTMYRGIYRLSGVPASWRQHLLAACLSLGDEAAASHRAAARLWQLTGVEFGSLELSVPRGGRRRRQGLILHEVPLASIDVTLLDGIRTTSPTRTLIDLASVVSTDIVEEALDDALRRGLTSAPRLRWRLSELGRQGRSGISRIRWVIEQRLDKPGVPQSVLETRLLRLLKRAGLPLPECQYEVRERGRLLAILDFAYPDIRLAIEADGYRWHSGRVRWESDLARRNELTARGWRVLHVTWSDMERRPSSVIAAGAAAIAQP
- a CDS encoding response regulator transcription factor; the encoded protein is MEVKAVRVLVVDDQLPFRNAAKTVVRVTPGFEVVGEAESGEQAVQLAAELEPDLVLMDINLPGIDGIEALRRITSARPETVGFLVSTIKESDLPADARTCGAAAFISKETFEPAVLTSLWESGGDAVWRG
- a CDS encoding CAP domain-containing protein; this translates as MGRRFPAALAAAATAAMLFATSSSSASTSQESDFVSRINAERSARGIPTLAMKSDLAAVARDWAEHMAAAGSISHDPNLADKVSGWTALGDNVGKGPTVSSIHKAFMESETHRHIILDTDFNQVGVGVASSGGTLYVAQVFARRASGSVPKPVAKPKASALQSQHTAPVAAEIVTLTGRIWSIDLTAPPMTVDVLMQLLELDA
- a CDS encoding response regulator transcription factor, translating into MSIRVVLAEDNYLVREGVSRLLESQPDIELVSVAEDLPSLEKAVDEHKPDVVVTDIRMPPTNTDEGIQASERLRETHPECGVVVLSQFAEPGYALALLEKGSSGRAYLLKERVSDVEQLLGAIREVSKGGSVIDPKVVEVLVAARSRAAESPLARLTPREREILGEMAQGRNNASVAASLFLTERAVEKHINSIFSKLGLSEEKEVHRRVKAVLLFLSEGPSDEGG